A window of Akkermansia muciniphila contains these coding sequences:
- a CDS encoding integrase core domain-containing protein yields MDEWKEKYNEERPHSACAGLPPS; encoded by the coding sequence TTGGATGAATGGAAGGAAAAATATAACGAAGAAAGACCTCATAGCGCATGTGCCGGACTCCCTCCGTCATGA
- a CDS encoding sialate O-acetylesterase, with amino-acid sequence MAGVPCSFAQKPVLTDWNYLPSYGQSLSVGWTAKPVVTTEQKDGNLMFKGGVRPFEGGNDRSAAVPLVERVSPDGARGETPVSGASGNFMRLLKKRDAGKAARVRFLCSADGVGGVSIGVLSKGNAPYQRILDDLTAGRELADKAGKTFSMPCFLWTQGETDQQDRKTREWYKEKMRALIQDIDADAKAVTGQQNDVLCFGYQVSSHLNYFAQNPTDYPVIAVAQLDLALEKDSRYIMTTPMYHFSYSDGVHLTAPMSRLYGEYAGYVMYKVMVEGVKWKPIHPVAHAIGRKGKDWTVDVKFFAPVPPLVLDTKTILDPGNYGFSLVNDREEPLEIKSVSLIGSNVVRIVTSSDPSGSRLRYGMTLKEKLPSGPRTGARGCLRDSQGEKVKTRIQDVVYSMDNWCPFFDYPLESRGRMNKTDSR; translated from the coding sequence ATGGCGGGTGTCCCTTGCAGTTTTGCTCAGAAGCCCGTTTTAACGGACTGGAATTACCTGCCGTCCTACGGGCAGTCGCTTTCCGTAGGATGGACGGCCAAGCCGGTCGTGACCACGGAGCAGAAGGACGGCAATTTGATGTTCAAGGGCGGTGTGCGGCCTTTTGAGGGCGGCAATGACCGGAGCGCTGCCGTTCCTCTGGTGGAGAGAGTTTCACCGGACGGCGCCAGGGGGGAGACGCCCGTTTCCGGAGCGTCCGGTAATTTCATGCGCCTGCTGAAGAAACGCGATGCCGGAAAGGCCGCCAGGGTTCGGTTCCTGTGCTCTGCCGACGGAGTGGGAGGCGTCAGCATCGGTGTTCTTTCCAAAGGTAACGCGCCCTATCAGCGCATTCTGGATGATTTGACAGCGGGCCGCGAGCTGGCGGACAAGGCTGGCAAGACCTTTTCCATGCCCTGTTTCCTGTGGACGCAGGGGGAAACCGACCAGCAGGACAGAAAAACAAGGGAATGGTACAAGGAGAAGATGCGCGCGCTGATTCAGGATATTGACGCGGACGCCAAGGCCGTCACCGGGCAGCAGAATGACGTGCTGTGCTTCGGGTACCAGGTTTCTTCCCACCTCAATTATTTTGCCCAGAACCCCACGGATTACCCTGTCATTGCCGTGGCCCAGCTGGATCTGGCCCTGGAGAAAGACAGCCGGTACATCATGACCACGCCCATGTATCATTTTTCCTATAGCGACGGGGTGCATTTGACGGCTCCCATGTCCCGGCTTTACGGGGAGTACGCCGGATACGTCATGTATAAGGTGATGGTGGAAGGCGTGAAGTGGAAGCCCATCCATCCCGTTGCCCATGCCATCGGGAGAAAGGGGAAGGACTGGACGGTAGACGTGAAGTTTTTCGCGCCTGTACCTCCTCTGGTACTGGATACAAAGACAATTCTTGATCCGGGCAATTACGGCTTTTCCCTGGTGAACGACCGGGAAGAGCCCTTGGAAATCAAGTCCGTCAGCTTGATCGGCAGCAATGTTGTCCGCATTGTGACATCGTCAGACCCTTCCGGCAGTCGTCTCCGGTACGGGATGACCTTGAAGGAGAAGCTTCCCTCCGGTCCGCGTACCGGCGCGCGCGGATGCCTGCGGGATTCCCAGGGGGAGAAGGTTAAGACCCGGATTCAGGACGTGGTGTACAGCATGGATAACTGGTGCCCGTTTTTCGATTACCCCCTGGAATCCCGGGGCAGGATGAACAAGACGGATTCCAGGTAG
- a CDS encoding DUF2254 domain-containing protein — protein sequence MKGSFIFQIRLLFLRANKLLWVKATYFALLAIITAIASIYLGEFVPFDIFQKIGADTVDTILNILASSMLAVTTFSLTTVVSAYAAATSSVTPRATKLLMEDSTAQNALSTFIGSFIFSLIAIIFLNSGMYDQKGRVVLFVVTLGVIAIILVTLIRWIEHLSRLGRVGETSELVEEVTRKALLARAREPYLGANPLADRELDIPENAVPVRSDQAGNIQYIDMEKLDHLSRDRDLNIYVVALPGDFVSATSALVYADKPVSNETRRELHGAFVIGHERNFEQDPRFGLCVLAEIAARALSAAVNDYGTGIDIINRGVRLLTAYAQADRHVEVKYERIWVPPLTVSNLFSDIFAPILRDEGGITVIDIKLLKAFAALYGLDNEQFKVEARKYSRLCYEHAVRTVVLDEDKEALKKLVID from the coding sequence ATGAAAGGGTCCTTCATTTTCCAAATCAGGTTATTGTTTTTGCGGGCTAACAAGCTGCTTTGGGTCAAGGCCACCTATTTTGCCTTGCTGGCTATTATTACGGCTATTGCATCGATTTACCTGGGTGAGTTTGTACCATTTGATATTTTTCAGAAGATCGGAGCCGATACGGTCGATACGATTTTAAATATCCTGGCTTCAAGCATGCTGGCGGTTACGACTTTTTCCTTAACCACCGTCGTTTCCGCCTATGCAGCGGCTACGTCCAGCGTGACGCCCAGAGCCACCAAGCTGCTGATGGAAGATTCCACGGCCCAGAATGCACTTTCCACGTTCATCGGGTCCTTCATTTTCAGCCTGATTGCGATCATCTTTCTGAATTCCGGCATGTACGACCAGAAAGGAAGAGTCGTGCTGTTCGTTGTCACGCTCGGGGTCATAGCCATTATTCTGGTTACGCTCATCCGGTGGATTGAGCATTTGTCCCGGCTTGGCCGGGTGGGAGAAACTTCAGAGCTTGTGGAGGAGGTAACGCGGAAAGCGTTACTGGCACGCGCCAGGGAACCCTATCTGGGGGCTAATCCCCTGGCTGACCGGGAGCTTGATATTCCGGAAAATGCCGTTCCCGTCAGGAGCGATCAGGCAGGCAATATCCAATATATTGACATGGAGAAGCTGGACCACCTTTCCAGAGACAGGGATCTTAATATTTACGTTGTTGCGCTACCGGGGGATTTTGTTTCCGCTACCTCGGCTCTGGTTTATGCTGACAAGCCTGTGTCAAATGAAACCCGGCGTGAACTGCATGGAGCTTTTGTGATTGGCCATGAGCGCAATTTTGAACAGGATCCCAGATTCGGATTGTGCGTGCTTGCGGAAATCGCCGCCCGGGCCTTATCCGCGGCCGTCAATGATTACGGCACAGGTATTGATATTATTAACCGGGGTGTGCGGCTGTTAACGGCGTATGCCCAGGCTGACCGTCATGTCGAGGTGAAGTATGAGAGAATCTGGGTGCCTCCTTTGACTGTCTCCAATCTGTTTTCAGATATTTTTGCCCCTATCCTGCGGGATGAAGGAGGCATTACAGTGATTGACATCAAGCTGTTGAAGGCTTTTGCCGCGCTGTACGGCCTGGATAATGAACAGTTCAAAGTAGAAGCCCGGAAATATTCCCGGCTATGCTATGAACACGCGGTCAGAACCGTAGTGCTTGACGAAGATAAGGAAGCCTTAAAAAAGCTGGTCATTGATTAG
- a CDS encoding M60 family metallopeptidase, with amino-acid sequence MNRIISLLSLPLLSLATVFAANTPESIGNDLQLFKDTSCTALKQDVKDTSAFQSDAMKELAGKILAGNYKPDYLYAEYQALPSPRQTGKNLRIGDGFSKYDNMTGVYLEKGQHVVLVGKTDGREISLLLPNLMRKPAEGVQPTKDPNGWGLHKKQIPLKEGINIIDVETPANAYISYFSNDADTAPKIPVHFVTGKVNGYFDTTRGDTNEDWVRLLDQAVSPIMDARGKYIQVAYPVEFLKKFTRDRGTELINAYDKLIGIQYQLMGLEKYSKIPKNRVFARVNFNYYMFRDGDGVAYLGDNGTMRMVTDPENVLKGDACWGFSHEVGHVMQMRPMTWGGMTEVSNNIFSLQAAAKTGNESRLKRQGSYDKARKEIIDGKIAYLQSKDVFNKLVPLWQLHLYFTENGHPDFYPDVMEYLRNNAGNYGGNDTIKYQFEFIRACCDVTKTDLTDFFEKWGFFKTGQFHIGDYANYDFTVTPEMVTETKKWIANKAYPKPKSDFTRISE; translated from the coding sequence ATGAACCGGATTATTTCATTACTCTCCCTTCCTCTGCTTTCGCTCGCAACGGTATTTGCCGCCAATACGCCGGAAAGTATCGGCAATGACCTCCAGCTATTCAAGGATACCTCCTGCACGGCCCTGAAACAGGATGTTAAGGACACTTCCGCCTTCCAGTCTGACGCGATGAAGGAACTTGCGGGCAAAATCTTGGCAGGCAACTACAAACCGGACTATCTGTATGCCGAATACCAGGCCCTCCCCTCACCACGCCAAACGGGCAAAAATCTCAGAATCGGAGATGGATTCAGCAAATACGACAACATGACGGGTGTCTACCTGGAAAAAGGGCAGCACGTCGTGCTGGTCGGCAAGACGGATGGGCGTGAAATCAGCCTCCTGCTCCCGAACCTGATGCGCAAGCCGGCCGAAGGAGTGCAGCCGACGAAAGACCCCAACGGGTGGGGACTGCACAAAAAGCAGATTCCCCTCAAGGAAGGAATCAACATCATTGATGTGGAAACGCCCGCCAACGCCTACATCAGCTACTTCAGCAACGATGCCGACACGGCGCCGAAAATCCCCGTCCATTTCGTGACGGGTAAAGTCAACGGCTACTTCGACACTACCCGGGGCGATACCAATGAAGACTGGGTACGCCTGCTTGACCAGGCCGTCTCTCCGATCATGGACGCCCGGGGAAAATACATCCAGGTTGCCTACCCCGTCGAATTCCTGAAAAAATTCACCAGGGACCGCGGGACTGAACTGATCAACGCCTACGACAAACTGATAGGCATCCAATACCAGCTGATGGGTCTTGAGAAATACAGCAAAATCCCGAAAAACCGCGTCTTTGCCCGTGTGAACTTCAACTACTACATGTTCCGCGACGGTGATGGAGTCGCCTACCTGGGAGACAACGGTACGATGCGAATGGTGACCGATCCTGAAAACGTCCTCAAGGGCGACGCCTGCTGGGGCTTCTCCCACGAAGTAGGTCACGTCATGCAAATGCGCCCAATGACCTGGGGCGGCATGACGGAGGTCAGCAACAATATTTTCTCTCTTCAAGCCGCCGCCAAAACGGGCAACGAAAGCCGTTTGAAGCGCCAGGGCAGCTACGACAAAGCACGCAAGGAAATCATCGACGGAAAAATTGCCTATCTGCAATCAAAGGATGTCTTCAACAAACTGGTCCCCCTGTGGCAGCTCCATCTCTACTTTACCGAAAACGGACATCCCGACTTCTACCCTGACGTCATGGAATACCTGCGCAACAACGCGGGAAACTACGGAGGGAATGATACCATCAAATACCAGTTTGAATTCATCAGAGCATGCTGCGACGTCACAAAAACCGACCTGACCGACTTCTTCGAGAAATGGGGCTTCTTCAAAACCGGACAATTCCACATCGGCGACTACGCCAATTACGATTTCACCGTCACTCCCGAAATGGTAACTGAAACAAAAAAATGGATTGCCAATAAAGCCTACCCAAAACCTAAATCCGACTTTACCAGAATAAGTGAATAG
- a CDS encoding tetratricopeptide repeat protein, which translates to MTQIEFQKIVFEARHGDSEAQFILGKLYDEGIIVDKNEKRALNWFLRSEQKGNPQAMFRLGEIFYYGNNHIKKNITKAFSYYTKAHDKGNVHGTYKLGLCYQKGRGVKQNLNNAYELFLLAAKKEYHLAQRALGNIYEKGIGKSKDLKEAMKWFIASAKSTDTPNTLLYKIGKSYLEGKGVDIDEKQGVFWLEKASKKNNIDAKNELERREELRKISEYVQKRLLGTFTKTKERLDKKSKLMGLLFCIGLLMLFSMCILFLLFYSKSSINFEIIYRFLIASPIIWGTWFSGRQYSQINKLREDYAFKESIAMTYDGYKDLAINDDFFKQRLIEMTIRAFGENPTRLLSKNDPCTPQHEMMQTLEALIKIKNGS; encoded by the coding sequence ATGACACAAATCGAATTCCAAAAAATTGTTTTTGAAGCAAGGCATGGTGACAGCGAAGCGCAATTTATTTTAGGAAAACTGTATGATGAGGGGATAATAGTCGATAAGAACGAAAAGCGAGCCTTAAATTGGTTTTTAAGATCTGAGCAAAAGGGTAACCCTCAAGCTATGTTTCGCCTTGGAGAAATTTTTTATTATGGGAATAATCATATTAAAAAAAATATTACAAAAGCATTTAGCTATTACACAAAGGCACATGACAAAGGGAATGTGCATGGAACTTATAAATTAGGATTATGTTATCAAAAAGGAAGAGGGGTGAAACAAAATCTTAATAATGCATATGAGCTTTTTTTACTGGCAGCAAAAAAAGAATATCATTTAGCACAAAGAGCTTTAGGGAATATTTATGAAAAAGGAATTGGTAAGTCAAAAGATTTAAAAGAGGCCATGAAATGGTTTATTGCTTCTGCAAAGAGTACAGATACTCCAAATACTTTATTATATAAAATTGGTAAAAGTTATTTAGAAGGCAAAGGAGTTGATATTGATGAAAAGCAAGGTGTATTTTGGTTAGAAAAAGCTAGTAAAAAAAATAATATAGATGCAAAAAATGAACTAGAAAGAAGAGAAGAATTAAGAAAAATAAGTGAATATGTTCAAAAAAGATTATTAGGTACTTTTACTAAAACAAAAGAACGACTAGATAAAAAATCGAAATTAATGGGGTTGCTTTTTTGCATAGGGTTATTAATGTTGTTTTCAATGTGTATTTTATTTTTATTATTTTATTCGAAATCATCAATAAATTTTGAAATAATATATAGATTTTTAATTGCTTCTCCTATAATATGGGGAACTTGGTTTTCTGGCCGTCAATATTCTCAGATTAATAAATTAAGAGAAGATTATGCTTTTAAGGAATCAATTGCTATGACTTATGATGGTTATAAAGATTTAGCAATAAACGATGATTTTTTTAAGCAAAGATTGATAGAAATGACAATTAGAGCTTTTGGAGAAAATCCTACTAGGCTTCTTTCTAAAAATGATCCATGTACACCTCAGCATGAGATGATGCAAACTTTAGAAGCGTTAATAAAGATTAAAAATGGTTCTTGA
- a CDS encoding beta-N-acetylhexosaminidase, whose protein sequence is MKWRILPLLLVMSGSVFAAGDVESRPYQIIPEPVEVSTSSGVCKSPKILKQAANKALGPEGYKLTIKPQGVEIQAGDRAGLFYAKNTLEQLQAQYKDGGIPCGVIEDKPRFGWRSMMMDTARHFVPVEDVKKFIDVMSFYKFNKLHFHLTDDQGWRLPVPGYPKLESVASKRKETFGNKTPHGGMYTKEQLKDLVKYAAARNIEIIPEIDVPGHNQALCTAYPEFLCFPNPKLEVRTNAGISYTLVCPGNPDVWKFYNAVFNELKDIFPSQYVHLGGDEAPEDNWMKCPKCADFREKAGIREENKKAAAQKEMVEFFTRCAKMLKSRGKTAVFWYEPMGKYPDGVIVTTWRGGHTPKTVANTTGDKVDVICAPNGKCYFDYPQLPGDWPSGQPDTGWMPVNTLENVYSLEPGQGLSAKEMERVRGVDCCLWAERLPNIERVFYQAYPRALALVETAWSPKEVKNLNRFKDKLEFHKKFMQEKWGISLERPEKK, encoded by the coding sequence ATGAAATGGCGTATCCTACCTCTTCTGCTGGTGATGAGCGGCAGCGTTTTTGCCGCTGGCGACGTGGAATCCCGGCCCTATCAAATCATCCCGGAACCAGTCGAAGTCAGTACTTCCTCCGGCGTCTGTAAATCCCCCAAAATCCTCAAGCAGGCCGCAAACAAGGCTCTGGGGCCGGAGGGATACAAGCTCACCATCAAGCCGCAGGGGGTGGAAATCCAGGCTGGTGATCGTGCGGGCCTTTTTTACGCCAAAAATACTCTGGAACAGCTCCAGGCCCAATACAAGGACGGTGGAATTCCTTGCGGGGTCATTGAAGACAAGCCCCGGTTTGGCTGGCGCAGCATGATGATGGATACCGCGCGCCACTTCGTGCCTGTGGAGGACGTCAAAAAATTCATTGATGTGATGTCCTTCTACAAATTCAACAAGCTCCATTTCCACCTCACGGATGACCAGGGCTGGCGCCTTCCGGTGCCCGGATACCCCAAGCTGGAAAGCGTGGCCTCCAAGCGTAAGGAAACCTTTGGCAACAAAACCCCCCACGGTGGCATGTACACCAAAGAACAGCTTAAGGACCTGGTGAAATACGCCGCCGCACGGAACATTGAAATCATCCCGGAAATAGATGTGCCCGGCCACAACCAGGCCCTTTGCACCGCCTATCCGGAATTCCTCTGTTTCCCGAACCCCAAGCTGGAAGTGCGCACGAATGCGGGCATCTCCTACACGCTGGTATGTCCCGGCAACCCGGACGTCTGGAAATTCTATAATGCCGTCTTCAATGAACTCAAAGACATTTTCCCGTCCCAATACGTGCATCTGGGCGGAGACGAAGCGCCGGAAGACAACTGGATGAAATGCCCCAAATGCGCCGACTTCCGTGAGAAAGCCGGTATCCGGGAGGAAAACAAAAAGGCCGCCGCGCAAAAGGAAATGGTGGAATTCTTCACCCGGTGCGCCAAAATGCTGAAAAGCCGCGGAAAAACGGCCGTCTTCTGGTATGAACCCATGGGCAAATATCCGGATGGAGTAATTGTCACCACGTGGAGAGGTGGCCACACGCCTAAAACGGTAGCCAACACCACGGGCGACAAGGTGGATGTCATCTGTGCCCCCAACGGCAAATGCTACTTTGACTATCCCCAGCTTCCCGGCGACTGGCCCTCCGGCCAGCCGGATACGGGCTGGATGCCCGTCAACACGCTGGAAAACGTGTACTCCCTGGAACCCGGGCAAGGCCTCTCTGCCAAGGAAATGGAACGTGTGCGCGGCGTGGACTGCTGCCTGTGGGCGGAACGTCTGCCGAACATTGAACGCGTCTTCTACCAGGCTTACCCGCGCGCCCTCGCTCTGGTGGAAACCGCATGGTCCCCCAAGGAGGTGAAAAACCTGAACCGCTTCAAGGACAAACTGGAATTCCACAAAAAATTCATGCAGGAAAAATGGGGTATCAGCCTCGAACGTCCGGAAAAGAAATAA
- the ruvB gene encoding Holliday junction branch migration DNA helicase RuvB, translating to MGESFYTRTTETPPSAFDLSLRPPAFSEFRGQEKIKDRLMLMVEAAKQRDDVLDHILLSGPPGLGKTTLANIIANAVGCRIHTTSGPQIEKAGDLAGVLTNLEKGDILFIDEIHRLHPAIEEYLYPAMEDFRLDIIIDQGPNARSIQLNLPKFTLVGATTRAGMLTSPLRSRFGLVNRLDYYTQEDLCSIIERSAGLLNVPVEPAGALQIALRSRGTPRVANSLLRWVRDYAQVRGDGVITEQLAHDALTMIEIDDDGLDEMDKRLLEAMIYKFNGGPVGLSSLAVAVGEDASTLEDVHEPFLIMQGYISRTPRGRVAMPSAYLKMGATPPANGQGWLL from the coding sequence ATGGGAGAGTCCTTTTACACACGCACCACGGAGACACCCCCCTCCGCCTTTGATCTGTCCCTCAGGCCGCCCGCCTTCAGCGAGTTCCGCGGGCAGGAGAAGATCAAGGACCGCCTGATGCTGATGGTGGAAGCCGCCAAACAGCGCGACGACGTGCTGGACCACATTCTGCTGAGCGGCCCCCCTGGCCTGGGGAAGACGACGCTTGCCAATATTATTGCGAATGCCGTCGGCTGCCGCATTCATACGACGTCCGGCCCCCAAATTGAGAAGGCCGGAGACCTGGCCGGCGTGCTGACCAATCTGGAAAAAGGGGACATCCTTTTTATTGACGAGATTCACCGCCTTCACCCGGCTATTGAGGAATACCTGTACCCCGCCATGGAGGATTTCCGGCTGGATATTATTATTGACCAGGGCCCGAACGCCCGCTCCATCCAGCTGAATCTGCCCAAGTTCACGCTGGTGGGGGCCACCACCCGCGCCGGCATGCTGACCAGCCCGCTGCGTTCCCGCTTCGGCCTCGTGAACCGGCTGGATTATTATACGCAGGAGGATCTGTGCTCCATTATCGAACGTTCCGCCGGACTCCTGAACGTGCCCGTGGAACCGGCAGGCGCGCTTCAGATCGCCCTGCGCTCCCGAGGCACGCCGCGCGTGGCCAATTCCCTGCTGCGCTGGGTGCGGGATTACGCCCAGGTACGCGGCGACGGCGTGATTACGGAGCAACTGGCGCACGACGCCCTGACCATGATCGAGATTGACGACGACGGCCTGGACGAGATGGACAAGCGCCTGCTGGAAGCCATGATTTACAAGTTTAACGGCGGTCCCGTAGGCCTTTCCTCCCTGGCCGTGGCCGTGGGAGAAGACGCTTCCACGCTGGAGGATGTACACGAGCCTTTCCTGATCATGCAGGGGTACATCAGCCGCACCCCCAGGGGGCGCGTGGCAATGCCCTCCGCCTATCTCAAGATGGGCGCCACGCCACCCGCCAACGGCCAGGGATGGCTGTTGTAA
- a CDS encoding beta-ketoacyl-ACP synthase III — translation MAANSDIAFKRLPVKIIGTGSYVPERRLTNADLEKMVDTSHEWIIERTGIVERRIAAPDEYTSHMGTKAAQRALESCGLQPEDIDLIIVSTITPDTFTPSTSCYIQDALGAKNAAAFDISAACSGFLFAMKTAVQFLGTGQMKTALIIAAEKLSTVVNWEDRTTCVLFGDGAGAAVLQASTGEEGEGSILATDIGTDGALHDLLQIPGGGSRCPTTAENAHERLATLAMRGKETFRQAVPRMKDSAASVIERAGLTAEEIKLIIPHQANLRIINAVAQRLSIPEDKVFINIEKYGNTSAAAVAIAFDEARRTGRFGKGDNVVLVTFGAGLTWGAAAIRW, via the coding sequence ATGGCCGCAAATTCTGATATCGCCTTTAAAAGACTGCCCGTCAAGATCATCGGTACGGGCTCCTATGTTCCGGAACGCCGTCTGACCAATGCGGACCTGGAGAAGATGGTGGACACTTCCCACGAATGGATCATCGAACGCACGGGCATCGTGGAACGCCGCATCGCCGCCCCTGACGAGTATACCTCCCACATGGGGACGAAGGCCGCCCAGCGCGCTCTGGAGTCCTGCGGGCTCCAGCCGGAGGATATTGACCTGATCATCGTTTCCACCATTACGCCGGATACGTTCACCCCTTCCACCTCCTGTTATATCCAAGATGCGCTGGGAGCCAAGAATGCCGCCGCCTTTGACATCTCCGCCGCATGCTCCGGCTTCCTGTTCGCCATGAAGACGGCGGTCCAGTTCCTCGGCACGGGCCAGATGAAAACGGCGCTCATCATTGCCGCGGAAAAACTCTCCACCGTCGTCAACTGGGAAGACCGCACCACCTGCGTCCTGTTCGGGGACGGCGCCGGCGCAGCCGTGCTCCAGGCTTCCACGGGGGAAGAAGGGGAAGGCTCCATCCTCGCTACGGACATCGGCACGGACGGCGCCCTGCATGACCTGCTCCAGATTCCCGGCGGCGGTTCCCGCTGCCCCACCACGGCGGAAAATGCCCATGAACGCCTGGCTACCCTCGCCATGCGCGGCAAGGAGACCTTCCGCCAGGCGGTGCCCCGCATGAAGGATTCCGCCGCCAGCGTGATTGAACGCGCCGGCCTAACGGCGGAGGAGATCAAGCTGATCATCCCCCACCAGGCCAACCTCCGCATCATCAATGCTGTGGCCCAGCGCCTCTCCATCCCGGAAGACAAGGTGTTCATCAATATTGAAAAATACGGCAACACGTCCGCCGCCGCCGTAGCCATCGCTTTTGACGAGGCGCGCCGCACCGGAAGATTCGGCAAGGGAGACAACGTCGTCCTGGTCACCTTCGGCGCAGGCCTCACGTGGGGCGCCGCAGCCATCCGCTGGTAA
- a CDS encoding sulfite reductase subunit alpha, which produces MTTEPYGKKNPFPAPVLSVKHLTGEGSPKETIHIEYSLDGAGMVYIAGDALAVIPANDHALADTLISKLGLRPDAQVTTPEGETASLKDALVNNYDITNVNKALLAKWAAASGSQELEALLNGDKEALNNFLWGRDVLDLATEYPVSFESAEAFVSILKKIMPRLYSIASSPNAHPEEVHLCVGAVRYTARDRKRGGVCSTYMADRLQPGHTARVFVHTNKNFRLPEDGNTPIIMVGPGTGIAPFRAFWEERIASGAKGGNWLFFGNPYKATDFCYEDELAKLTADGRLKLSVAWSRDQEKKVYVQHLMVQEGEELWKWLENGACFYVCGDASRMAKDVDAALHEVIQTWGRKSPEEAAEYVADMKEHRRYQRDVY; this is translated from the coding sequence ATGACAACCGAACCGTACGGCAAAAAGAATCCGTTCCCCGCACCCGTCCTTTCCGTGAAGCACCTCACCGGGGAAGGCAGCCCGAAAGAGACGATCCATATTGAATACAGCCTGGACGGCGCCGGAATGGTGTACATCGCCGGAGATGCCCTGGCCGTGATTCCCGCCAATGACCATGCCCTGGCAGACACCCTGATCAGCAAGCTGGGCCTCCGTCCGGATGCCCAGGTCACCACTCCGGAAGGAGAGACCGCCAGCCTGAAGGATGCTCTGGTCAACAACTATGACATCACCAACGTCAACAAGGCTCTTCTGGCCAAATGGGCCGCCGCCTCAGGCAGCCAGGAACTGGAAGCCCTGCTGAACGGGGACAAGGAAGCCCTCAATAATTTCCTGTGGGGCCGCGACGTGCTGGACCTGGCAACGGAATACCCCGTATCCTTTGAATCTGCGGAAGCTTTTGTCAGCATCCTGAAAAAAATCATGCCCCGCCTTTACTCCATTGCCTCCAGCCCGAACGCGCACCCGGAAGAAGTGCATCTGTGCGTGGGCGCCGTGCGCTACACGGCCCGGGACCGCAAGCGCGGCGGCGTGTGCTCCACGTACATGGCTGACCGCCTCCAGCCGGGACATACGGCCAGGGTGTTCGTGCATACCAACAAGAATTTCCGCCTGCCGGAAGACGGAAACACTCCCATCATCATGGTTGGCCCCGGCACCGGCATCGCCCCCTTCCGGGCATTCTGGGAGGAACGCATCGCCTCCGGAGCCAAGGGAGGCAATTGGCTGTTCTTCGGCAATCCGTACAAGGCTACCGATTTCTGCTATGAAGACGAGCTGGCCAAACTGACGGCGGACGGCAGATTGAAACTGTCCGTAGCCTGGTCCCGCGACCAGGAGAAGAAGGTATACGTGCAGCACCTCATGGTTCAGGAAGGCGAAGAGCTCTGGAAATGGCTGGAAAACGGCGCCTGCTTCTACGTCTGCGGTGATGCTTCCCGCATGGCCAAGGATGTTGACGCCGCCCTTCATGAAGTCATCCAGACCTGGGGCCGCAAGTCTCCGGAAGAAGCCGCGGAATACGTAGCTGACATGAAAGAACACCGCCGCTACCAGCGGGACGTGTATTAA